The following is a genomic window from Parabacteroides johnsonii DSM 18315.
GCTCGCACAAAGCGAAGCCCTGTTCTGCTGCCTGAACAAAAACACCGTCCTGCTGCACGAAGCCGAATTCCAGAAGTTGGGTGATAAAAAGATACTGTTCAACACAGGGCTTTCTCCTGCATGGGACGAAGAACCGTTTGTCAAATGGCTATCGGGCAATAACCTTTGTTTTTGCGATACCGTCGGAGCCTTGGGCGATGCTCACCTTTTAGAGCATCCGCATATACGATGCGTACAGACTTCAACAGGCCGCACCCGCCAGGCGTTCGACCGCCTAAGCGAGAAGGTGCTGGCCAATCTTTCAGAATACAACGGGTGAAACAATATTCAGCAGGGTGTTCACAACCGACCATCCTGCTATCTCCGCAGTAGCGCTATACACGTCCACCACAGCATGCACCTGGTCGTTCCTGATCTCGACCTTCTGCGTGTCTCCCTTAAATCCGGGAGTCGACTGTATGGTCACCTGCATAGCTTCCGGACCGACAGATGCGCGCGAGGCAGCCACCGTAACGTTCACTTTCGTAGGGAACAAGCGGATGGCTTCCACTGCATTGCCTGTAAACACCACTTTCTGTTCGCTTTGCATCGTCTCCTCATAAACCGGAGTACCCTTCAAAGCGTCAGGTCCCTTCTCATTGAAGAAACAGGCTGTCGCATTCCCCATCAAAGCAGCCGTACGCAAAACATCGAATCCTCCGGTAGCACCCGAAGCAATATAAACGCGTGTCCCGTTCTCTTTTGCCGTTTCACATACTTCCCTGTAAAACGAGTCGTCAGCTAGCGCTCCGATCGAAAGGGTAACAATAGAAGTTCCATTCTTCAAAGCCGGAATGGCAAACTCCCGAAGAGCGGCTGGAGAAGCCGTCTCCACTAATATATCGGGTTTCAAAGCCAACAATCCATCCACCGTAGTACATACAGCACAACTTTTTCCAATCTTTTCCATCTCGCCGGCAATACGTTCAGCTTTGGCAACCGTACGCGAATAGACTCCTACCAACTCATATTCAGGCAATAATCCTTTAACGACAGCTTCCGAAACTATTCCGGCAAGCCGTCCACATCCTACTATTACAAATGTTTTCATACTTACAAAGGTAATGCTATTTTCTCTTCTCCAAAAACAAGTTATCAGGACTACCACATCAAAATTTTTGTACATAATTAGGAATTTGTCTTTCACCTGTTTGTTCAATATTCTGTATGTTAATATCTTAACAAGTGAAAGCACTGACCGTTTTTGCCTTCACCCGGAGTTTTGCTTTCGCCGTGCTTTTTTATCCACATATATATACGGGGACGAAACGGTGAAGGCAAACGGTAAAAGGTGAAGGCAAACGGCAAGCGTGCATTCATCCTTAAACACATTGAAAAATAAAGTACACAAGACAGGGGTGAATAATAGGGATACAAATTTCCCAAAACATTTAATCGCAGCCTATAACATTCCGGCAAAAAAGATATAGGCTGCCAATAAAAAAGGTATAGCCTATTCCGGCACAGCCTATACCTTTTTGAAAAGCGGTCGGCATCCCTGCCGGAAAATCTGCTGACCGTTTTCCAAAGAGATGCTTTCCGGATTGTAAAGTTATGCTTTTTGACTCGTAAGGCTATGCATTACGAAATGCTAACGCATAGCTTTTCATCACCTCCCCTCTCAGCCATATTCAGATGAGGATCGGTTTACAATAGACAAGGTTGGCTAATTTCCTTTTATATCCTGGCAACCAACTCCCGGAAGAGGACGGTCATGACCGCAGCCGCTTTATTGGCGGCGACAATCACATCGGCTCCGTCATTGACGAAATCATCGGCAAAATGATAGCCTTCATTTGTAATCACAGACATACCGAATACACGCAAACCGGCATGACGGGCCACGATCACCTCCGGAACCGTACTCATTCCGATCGCATCACCTCCTACCCTACCGTAAAAAGCATACTCTGCCGGAGTCTCGAAAGAAGGGCCTGTCAGTCCGACATATACGCCTTTCTTCAACGAGATATCGTGGGACGCGGCAATTTCCTCGACAAGCCCGATAAACTCCCGATCATACGCGCGCGTCATATCCGGGAAACGGGTTCCGAACTGCTCGTCATTCGGACCGATCAACGGGTTAGGCATCATATTGATGTGATCCCGTATAATCATCAAGTCACCGACTTTGAAATTCGTATTGATACCGCCTGCAGCATTGGAGACTAACAGATTCTTAACCCCCAACAACTTCATCACCCGAACCGGGAACGTCACTTGCTGCATCGTGTACCCCTCATAATAATGGAAACGCCCCTGCATGGCAAGCACCTGTTTCCCTCCTAACCTGCCACAAATGAAGTTACCTTTATGTCCTGCGGCCGTCGAATGCATAAAATGCGGGATCTCACTATAGGGTATGACCACAGCCTCCTCGATCTGGTCGGCAAGGGAACCTAAACCGCTACCTAAGATAATCGCAGTTTCCGGATTGCCGGTAATACGGGACGACAAGTAACCGGCCGCTTCCCGATAAATCGTATTGTCATTTGTATTCATATACATTCAGATTTATTGTTCATACACTCCGTCTACGGTTCTCTCACCAATTTATAGGCAAGTTCGGCCGTACGCTCCAGAATTTCCTCCTCACCCGGAACTTTTTTATCCTGCATCAAGATTTTACCATCACAGATAACGGTATCGATACAACTGCCGTTCGCTGCATACACCAGGTTGGAGACAAAGTTATGATTCGGAGTAAAAGCCGGGATATTCAAATCGACCAAACAGAGATCCGCCAGATAGCCTTCGGCAATCCGTCCGGCTTTCAGCCCGATAGCCGAAGCACCGGCTTCTGTCGCCGCCCTGAATATTTCACCAGCAGGAATCGCCTCCGGATCTTTCCGCCAGGCCTTGCCTAAAAGCGAAGCGAGCTTCATTGCCTCAACCATATCCAGGTTATTGGAAGAAGAACAGCCGTCAGTCCCCAAAGCAACAGTCACACCGGCCTTTCGCATCTCACAGAACTTAAATTGGATACCGGAAGCCAGCTTCATGTTGGATGCCGGATTATGCACCACTTTCACTCCGTGATCCGCCAGCATACGAATCTCATCATCATCGACATAGATACCGTGCGCAATGATCAGACGAGGGGACAATATGCCTAATTTATATAAATAACGTACGGGAGTAAGACCAAACTGTTTGACGGAGTCCCTGACTTCGCCCTCCGTCTCTGCCAAATGCAAATGGATCGGGACGGAATGCTCGGCAGCAAAACCATGTATCCACTGTAACAATTCGCCGGATACGGTATAAATGGCGTGAGGACCGATCGCATACCGTATACGTTTGCCATAGCCGGCCACATCGACAACCAGTTTCTCATTTTCCCGCTTGCTCTTTTCGGCCAGTTCCGGTTTGAAATGATCGAAGCAGACACCGGAAAGCAATGCACGCAACCCCATTTCCTCGACAGCATCGGCCGTAGCCCGGAACTTATGATACATATCGAAGAACGTTGTCGTCCCGCTTTTTATCATTTCGAGACAGGCCAGCTTCGTTCCCCAATAAACATCCTCGCGCGTCAATTTCGCTTCGTTCGGCCAGATCTTCTGTTCCAGCCAGGGCATCAACGGCATATCATCGCCAAAGCCCCGGAAAAGCGTCATGGCAGCATGTGTATGCGCATTTACGAAACCAGGGATCAAGGCCTTACGCCTTCCGTCTATCGCCTGATCTGCCTGTACCTGAAGATCCTCCCCTATCTGCCTGATCTCCTTTTTCTCAATATAAACATCAGTTACAGCGCCATCCAACAAAGCGCCTTTTATTAATATGCTCATATAAACTTAGCTTTCATATTCTTTATCTTTTCATCCCGGATGCGATCCAGCAAACCGGAAAGCTTGTCCCGCTTGACAGCAGCGAATGCACAACTTTCCTTTATCTCAACAATACCTAAATCATCCTTTTCCAGTCCACCTTTTTGGAAAAGAAAGCCGACTACATCCTTCTTACTCAGCTTGTCCCGCTTCCCCCGATTGATCGTCAACGTCACCCACTCCGAACGCATGGGCTTCTTCGCCACTTCCGGCAAGAAAAACTCGTCCGGCTCGCGGGTGATATATTCGGGAACCGTCTCCTCCGCATTCAAGATCAGATAAGCAACTCCTTCCGCGTTCATACGGGCCGTACGTCCATTACGATGCACGTATGCCTCTTCACTCACAGGGAGATGATAATGGATCACATTCTTCACTTCCGGAATATCAAGACCTCGAGAGGCCAAATCGGTAGAGATGAATACGGTAGCACTGCCATTACGGAAATGCGACAAGGCACGTTCGCGTTCGGGCTGTTCCATTCCTCCATGGAAGTATTCGTTATCCACGCCCATTTCAGTCAGATAGTCGCTCACCCGTTCCACCGTCTCCCGGTAATTACAGAAGATAAGGGCAGAACCGCCTTTCAGTTCACCCAAAAGCTTGTACAATGTTTCCAGCTTATCCTTAACGGGAGACTTGACCACACGCAAAGTCAGTCCTTTCGCTTCTTTCACATCTTTCAGGAACGACAACCGCACCGGAGCTGTGATTCCGGTGAAAGCAGGAATATCGACTGCTGCCGTAGCCGAAGTCAGTACCCGGCGGCGTACGCCGGGGAGATGTGCCAGAATCTCTTTCATTTCGGCAAGAAAACCCAGTTCAAGCGACTTGTCGAACTCATCCAGGATCAGCGTACGCACACTGTCCAAGTCGATATTTCCCCGTTCCAGGTGGTCGACGATACGTCCTGGTGTCCCGATCAGGACCGTCGGCGGATGTTCGAGACTCTTCTTCTCCGTGCGGATCGGATGTCCTCCGTAGCAACAATTCACCTTATATCCGGCCCCCAACGAGCGCAATACCGTTTCGATCTGCAAGGCCAACTCACGGGAAGGAGCGATGATCAATGCCTGTATCTTTCTGTCTTCATCCGTCAATGTCGTCAGCAAAGGCAAAAGGAAAGCCAGTGTCTTGCCCGACCCTGTCGGACTAAGCAGCACCATGTCTTTTATCGTCCCGGCATCCAATACCGCCTGCTGCATCTCGTTCAGAGCAGTAATGCCAGTATTGGCAAGCGCACGAGCGACTATTTCATTATTTGTCATATCAATTGAATCGTTTATAAAATTCGGCTACCGACTCGATTCCCTTATAAAAGAAGTCAAGCGTACAGCTTTCGTTCGGCGAATGGATCGCATTCTGTTCGAGGCCGAATCCCATCAGGACCGTCTTGATGCCCAACACCTGCTCGAAAGTCGAGATAATAGGAATACTTCCGCCACGGCGCACGGCCAACGGACGTTTGCCAAAAGCTACGGCTACGGCATCTTCAGCTGCTTTATAAGCGGGAAGGTCGATCGGGCAAACATAGCCTTGTCCACCATGTTTAGGCGTCACTTTTACCTTGACATAAGCCGGAGCTACACGAGCGATGTACTCTTCAAACAGTTTTGAAATCTTCTCATGATCCTGATGTGGAACCAGGCGGCAGGAAACTTTGGCATAGGCTTTGGAAGGAAGAACCGTCTTGCTGCCCTCTTCCGTATAACCGCCCCAGATACCGCAGATGTCGAAGGATGGACGGCAACTATTGCGTTCCAACGTAGAATAACCTTTTTCACCGAACAGTTCATCCACTCCGATAGCGGCCTTGTATTTGGTTTCGTCAAACGGGATTTGTGCAATCATTTCGCGTTCGGCCGGGGAAACTTCCTCCACGTCATCATAGAAACCGGGGATCGTGATCCGTCCGTCGGCATCAGTTATGTCAGCCATCAATTTGCACAGCACATTAATCGGATTAGCGACTGCACCCCCGAAATGCCCGGAATGCAAATCGCGGTTGGGACCAGTCACTTCTACTTCCCAATAGGCCAATCCACGAAGACCGGTGGTTAAAGAAGGTGTTTCGGCACTGACCATGCTGGTATCGGAAACCAGGATAACATCAGCATTCAACAATTCTTTATGTGTACGGCAGAAAGCTTCGAGGCTCGGCGAACCGATCTCTTCTTCTCCTTCGAAGATAAATTTCACATTACATTTCAGCAAATCCAGATTCAGGGCAGTCTCGAAGCCTTTTACCTGCATCATGGCCTGCCCTTTATCATCATCCGCACCACGCGCCCAGATACGACCGTCCCGGATTTCGGGTTCGAACGGGCGGCTCTTCCAAAGATCAAGCGGTTCGGCGGGCATTACGTCGTAGTGCGAATAGACCAAAACGGTCTGCGCCTCGGGAGCAACCATCTTTTCTCCATACACGACCGGATTGCCTTCGGTCTGCATCACAACCGCTTTATCGGCACCGGCCGCAAGCAAGAGTTCTGTCCAGCGTTTTGCACATACCTCCATATCAGGCTTATGTTCATTTTTAGCACTTATCGATGGAATACGGATCAAAGAGAAAAGCTCTTCGATGAAACGGTCTTTGTTGGACTCGATGTATTTTTTTACGGATGTCATATCTATTCTTAATTTTAATCTGTGCCTACTATAATACTGCCGCTATTTTTCTAATATGGGCCAATCTCTCCAAAAAAGAGGTATCGGATTTTGCCATTTGCATGTCGTACCGGGCTTGC
Proteins encoded in this region:
- a CDS encoding DEAD/DEAH box helicase, producing MTNNEIVARALANTGITALNEMQQAVLDAGTIKDMVLLSPTGSGKTLAFLLPLLTTLTDEDRKIQALIIAPSRELALQIETVLRSLGAGYKVNCCYGGHPIRTEKKSLEHPPTVLIGTPGRIVDHLERGNIDLDSVRTLILDEFDKSLELGFLAEMKEILAHLPGVRRRVLTSATAAVDIPAFTGITAPVRLSFLKDVKEAKGLTLRVVKSPVKDKLETLYKLLGELKGGSALIFCNYRETVERVSDYLTEMGVDNEYFHGGMEQPERERALSHFRNGSATVFISTDLASRGLDIPEVKNVIHYHLPVSEEAYVHRNGRTARMNAEGVAYLILNAEETVPEYITREPDEFFLPEVAKKPMRSEWVTLTINRGKRDKLSKKDVVGFLFQKGGLEKDDLGIVEIKESCAFAAVKRDKLSGLLDRIRDEKIKNMKAKFI
- a CDS encoding aspartate dehydrogenase domain-containing protein; this encodes MKTFVIVGCGRLAGIVSEAVVKGLLPEYELVGVYSRTVAKAERIAGEMEKIGKSCAVCTTVDGLLALKPDILVETASPAALREFAIPALKNGTSIVTLSIGALADDSFYREVCETAKENGTRVYIASGATGGFDVLRTAALMGNATACFFNEKGPDALKGTPVYEETMQSEQKVVFTGNAVEAIRLFPTKVNVTVAASRASVGPEAMQVTIQSTPGFKGDTQKVEIRNDQVHAVVDVYSATAEIAGWSVVNTLLNIVSPVVF
- a CDS encoding dipeptidase, producing MTSVKKYIESNKDRFIEELFSLIRIPSISAKNEHKPDMEVCAKRWTELLLAAGADKAVVMQTEGNPVVYGEKMVAPEAQTVLVYSHYDVMPAEPLDLWKSRPFEPEIRDGRIWARGADDDKGQAMMQVKGFETALNLDLLKCNVKFIFEGEEEIGSPSLEAFCRTHKELLNADVILVSDTSMVSAETPSLTTGLRGLAYWEVEVTGPNRDLHSGHFGGAVANPINVLCKLMADITDADGRITIPGFYDDVEEVSPAEREMIAQIPFDETKYKAAIGVDELFGEKGYSTLERNSCRPSFDICGIWGGYTEEGSKTVLPSKAYAKVSCRLVPHQDHEKISKLFEEYIARVAPAYVKVKVTPKHGGQGYVCPIDLPAYKAAEDAVAVAFGKRPLAVRRGGSIPIISTFEQVLGIKTVLMGFGLEQNAIHSPNESCTLDFFYKGIESVAEFYKRFN
- a CDS encoding purine nucleoside phosphorylase I, inosine and guanosine-specific, translated to MNTNDNTIYREAAGYLSSRITGNPETAIILGSGLGSLADQIEEAVVIPYSEIPHFMHSTAAGHKGNFICGRLGGKQVLAMQGRFHYYEGYTMQQVTFPVRVMKLLGVKNLLVSNAAGGINTNFKVGDLMIIRDHINMMPNPLIGPNDEQFGTRFPDMTRAYDREFIGLVEEIAASHDISLKKGVYVGLTGPSFETPAEYAFYGRVGGDAIGMSTVPEVIVARHAGLRVFGMSVITNEGYHFADDFVNDGADVIVAANKAAAVMTVLFRELVARI
- a CDS encoding amidohydrolase family protein, which codes for MSILIKGALLDGAVTDVYIEKKEIRQIGEDLQVQADQAIDGRRKALIPGFVNAHTHAAMTLFRGFGDDMPLMPWLEQKIWPNEAKLTREDVYWGTKLACLEMIKSGTTTFFDMYHKFRATADAVEEMGLRALLSGVCFDHFKPELAEKSKRENEKLVVDVAGYGKRIRYAIGPHAIYTVSGELLQWIHGFAAEHSVPIHLHLAETEGEVRDSVKQFGLTPVRYLYKLGILSPRLIIAHGIYVDDDEIRMLADHGVKVVHNPASNMKLASGIQFKFCEMRKAGVTVALGTDGCSSSNNLDMVEAMKLASLLGKAWRKDPEAIPAGEIFRAATEAGASAIGLKAGRIAEGYLADLCLVDLNIPAFTPNHNFVSNLVYAANGSCIDTVICDGKILMQDKKVPGEEEILERTAELAYKLVREP